A region of the Bacillota bacterium genome:
CTCCCATCAACAAGGCCATAATTGCCTTCTGCACATGCAGTCGGTTCTCCGCCTGATCAAAAACAATCGATTGGGGCCCATCCATGACCTCGTCGGTGATTTCCTGGCCCCGATTGGCCGGCAGGCAGTGCATCACCACAGCATCGGGTTTGGCATGCTTAAGCAGTGCACTGTTCACCTGGTACTGCCCAAAGGCCTGGATCCGCTGCTCCTCCTCCGCCTCCTGCCCCATGCTGGTCCACACATCGGTGTAGATAATATCGGCACCGGTGACACCGGCCACAGGATCGGTGGTGAGTTCCACCGCAGAGTCACTGGCCTCCGCCAGGGCCTTGGCCTTGGCCACGGTCTCCGGTAGAGGGGCATAGCCCGGCGGGTGGGCAATACATACATCCATGCCTAGCTTACTGCAGCCGATTAGCAACGAGTGAGCCATGTTGTTCCCATCACCCACATAGGTCAACTTCAAGCCCCGGAGGCACCCCCGTTTTTCCTGGACGGTAAATAGATCGCTTAAAACCTGGCAGGGATGGCAGTAGTCGGTAAGACCGTTGATCACCGGCACAGTGGCATGCTGGGCCAACTGTTCCACCTCTGCCTGCTGGAAGGTCCTGATCATGATACCATCCACATACCTCGACAGGACCATGGCCGTATCGTACACGCTCTCCCCACGGCCCAACTGGATGTCATCGCTGTTCAGATACAAGGCTTGCCCACCCAGCTGGTAAATCCCCACCTCAAAGGATACCCTGGTACGGGTAGAGGTTTTCCGAAAAATCATCGCCAGGGATTTCCCCGCCAGCAACGGGTGAGGTTGACCAGCCTTCTGCGCCTCCTTAAGGTTTCGAGCCACCTCGAAAAACCGTATGAGCTCCTGGGGGGAAAAGTCTTCCAACTTCAAGAAGGACCGTCCCCGTAGATTCTGAGTAATCGCATCGTCTGGAATTAGAACTTCCTTGTTTACCATGTTACTCCCCCACAGTCAAGATTACTGAGTAGAACCGTGCACCGCTGCATCGGGCCAGGCCTTCGCCTCCACCGCAGGCAGATACTCCATAGGATCCTTTGCTGCCAGGTGGTCGTCCAACGGCTTAGGCACCAAGGCCACCTCTAACACCTGGTCCATGTGCTTCACAGTGACGATCCGCAATTTGTCCTTGATAATATCCGGGATCTCGTTCAGGTCCCGCCCATTGGCCTCGGGAATGATGACTGTCCGCATACCGGCCCGTTGGGCAGCCAGAAGTTTTTCCTTCAGACCACCGATGGGCAATACCCGGCCCCGAAGGGTCACTTCACCGGTCATGGCCACATCCCGACGGATCTTTCTGCCCGTGAGGGCCGAGGCCAAAGCCACCGCGATGGTGATTCCCGCGGAAGGGCCATCCTTAGGAATCGCCCCTTCGGGCACGTGGATGTGAATATCATGTTCCTCATGGAAGCTTGGCGGAATCTCCAGTTCTACAGCCTTGGAGCGGATATAACTGAAGGCTGCTTGAGCCGACTCCTTCATCACCTCGCCCAACTTGCCCGTCAGGACCAAATTCCCTTTGCCGGGCAAGATGACCACCTCCACGGCAAGGACATCCCCACCGTATTGGGTATAGGCCAGACCATTGGCCAAACCCACCCGGTCCTCATTCTCCCGCTGCCACTCTAGATAGCGGGGCGGTCCCAGGTACTTCTCCAGATTGCGCATGGAGATACTGATCCGCTTCTTTTCGTTCTGCACAAACTCTTTGGCACTCTTCCGGCATAGGGCGGCAATCTGCCGCTCTAGGCTACGTACACCACTTTCCCTAGTATATCCATTAATAATCTTACTCAAGGCCGAATCGGAGAAGCTCAACTGCCGCTTCTTGATCCCGTGTATAGCCATCTGCTTCGGCACAAGATGGCGCTTGGCGATCTCCAGTTTTTCATACTCGGTATACCCCGGAATCTCGATGATCTCCATCCGGTCCCGCAGTGGAGCGGGAATCTCGCTTAGCACGTTGGCAGTGGTGATGAAGAGCACTTCGGAAAGATCATAGGGTACTTCCAAGTAATGATCCTGGAAGGTGTCGTTTTGCTCTGGATCCAAGACTTCCAACAAAGCCGCCGCAGGATCCCCCCGGAAATCCGAAGTCATCTTGTCCACTTCGTCTAACAGGATCACTGGGTTCACCGAGCCGACCCGCCGCATCACCTGGATAATCTTCCCCGGCAGGGCACCTACATAGGTCTTGCGGTGACCGCGGATCTCCGCCTCATCCCGAACGCCTCCCAAGGAAAACCGCTGGAAACGTCGACCCATGGCCCGGGCGATGGATTTCCCCAGAGAAGTCTTCCCCACCCCCGGAGGGCCCGCCAGACAGAGGATTGGCCCTTTGATCTTCCCCGTCAGATGCCGCACGGCCAAGAACTCCAGAATCCTCTCCTTAACCGTTTCCAATCCGAAGTGATCCTCGTCGAGAACCTTAGCCGCGTACTCCAGATCCAGACGGTCCTCGGTCCGGTAATGCCAGGGCAAGGCCACCAACCAGTCTAGATAGTTTCTAATCACTGTGGCCTCGGCCACCATCGGCGGCATCTTATAGAGCCGCTCCAGCTCGTAGAGGGCCTTCTCCTCCACCTCTTTGGGCATCTGGGCATCCGCGATCTTCTGCTTGTATTCCCGGATCTCAGGGTTGCTGTCTTCGTCCTCGCCCAATTCCTTCTCGATGGCCTTAATCTGCTCCCGGAGGTAGTATTCCTTCTGGGATTTTTCGATCTGTTTACGCACCCGCAAATGGATCTTTTTCTCCAACTGCATGATATCCATTTCCTTAGTCAGGAGGGTGCAGATCAGCTGTAGCCGCTCTTCCACATCGATGGTTTCCAGGATCAGCTGTTTTTTCTCCACCGGCAGCACCATCTGGGAGGCGATGGTATCGCTGAGCTTGCCAGGATCATCCATCGCGTTGATGGTGCTTAGCATCTCCCCGGAGAGGGAACGGCTGAGCTTCACATACTGTTCAAACTTGGTCACGGCCGTCCGCATCAAAGCCTCGATTTCCCTGGTCTTGATGATCTCCGCCTCCAAGGCGTAGGCCCGAACTTTGTAAAACGGCTCGACGTGGAGAAAATCGAT
Encoded here:
- the lon gene encoding endopeptidase La; its protein translation is MLVFPNTVTPLDVGRTRSIKALEEALIRDRTVMLASQKHVEETEPEPEDIYRVGTIAKVKQLLKMPEGQLRVLVEGVDRGRIIDFLHVEPFYKVRAYALEAEIIKTREIEALMRTAVTKFEQYVKLSRSLSGEMLSTINAMDDPGKLSDTIASQMVLPVEKKQLILETIDVEERLQLICTLLTKEMDIMQLEKKIHLRVRKQIEKSQKEYYLREQIKAIEKELGEDEDSNPEIREYKQKIADAQMPKEVEEKALYELERLYKMPPMVAEATVIRNYLDWLVALPWHYRTEDRLDLEYAAKVLDEDHFGLETVKERILEFLAVRHLTGKIKGPILCLAGPPGVGKTSLGKSIARAMGRRFQRFSLGGVRDEAEIRGHRKTYVGALPGKIIQVMRRVGSVNPVILLDEVDKMTSDFRGDPAAALLEVLDPEQNDTFQDHYLEVPYDLSEVLFITTANVLSEIPAPLRDRMEIIEIPGYTEYEKLEIAKRHLVPKQMAIHGIKKRQLSFSDSALSKIINGYTRESGVRSLERQIAALCRKSAKEFVQNEKKRISISMRNLEKYLGPPRYLEWQRENEDRVGLANGLAYTQYGGDVLAVEVVILPGKGNLVLTGKLGEVMKESAQAAFSYIRSKAVELEIPPSFHEEHDIHIHVPEGAIPKDGPSAGITIAVALASALTGRKIRRDVAMTGEVTLRGRVLPIGGLKEKLLAAQRAGMRTVIIPEANGRDLNEIPDIIKDKLRIVTVKHMDQVLEVALVPKPLDDHLAAKDPMEYLPAVEAKAWPDAAVHGSTQ
- the argF gene encoding ornithine carbamoyltransferase; its protein translation is MVNKEVLIPDDAITQNLRGRSFLKLEDFSPQELIRFFEVARNLKEAQKAGQPHPLLAGKSLAMIFRKTSTRTRVSFEVGIYQLGGQALYLNSDDIQLGRGESVYDTAMVLSRYVDGIMIRTFQQAEVEQLAQHATVPVINGLTDYCHPCQVLSDLFTVQEKRGCLRGLKLTYVGDGNNMAHSLLIGCSKLGMDVCIAHPPGYAPLPETVAKAKALAEASDSAVELTTDPVAGVTGADIIYTDVWTSMGQEAEEEQRIQAFGQYQVNSALLKHAKPDAVVMHCLPANRGQEITDEVMDGPQSIVFDQAENRLHVQKAIMALLMGE